GCAGCACCTGAAGAGGAGCGCCCGACGAAGCGGTGGTCACGGGGCTGTTACTCGGGACCACGCGCACCGTCACACATTCGACGCCAGTGCCGGGGGTCCTTTCCTGTTTGCCTCACTCACTGAGTGAGGGTGTCGTTTGCTTACGGCCACGACCCCGATCGTTCGTCTGCCGAAAGGTGCTTCCCGCTCCGAATCTGACCAGGAGATTGTCAAGGCAGTGAAGGACCAGGCTGTACTTGGCCGCCGCAGGTGCCGGTACAATCACTGCTGTGGTTGTTCTCCGGAACTCTTCGGACTCCTCCGCCACCCTACGGCGAGGACTCGCCCTGCCAGAGAAGCTCGCCACGCCCGCCAAACCGGATGACGTTTCGTATCTAACAGGGTACTACTGAGCCTCCAAAGATGGCCAAAATGCCACTCGGGCAGGGCGCCGCAACCGGAGCGAGGAGGACAAGAGCCTCAGTTCCTGGCTTCAGCCGCAGGCAAGCTCAGTTAGCAACGTGCGCTCGCGTACCGCACCGCCCTGCCGCCGTCCAGGCGGATTTCCACATCCGTCAAGCTCGTCAAGCTCGCAAGGTCCGCATCGTGGGTGAGGATTATGCAGATCCTGCCGGAGAACAGCCTATGCACGACTTCCCTCAGCAGCGCGCGCATCTCCTCATCGAGGTGGGCCGGCCGTGGCTTCATCGAAAACGATGACATCAGCTTCTTGCGACAGCGCACGCAGAGTGGCCACGATCTGCCTCTGCCCACCGGAAAGCCGCCTGGCGCCTTCGCCCACCTGGGTGGCAGACCTTGAGGCAGCCGCTCAAGCAGCCTTGCAACAACCGGCGTCTCCTCCTCGGCCTTCGCCAGACTCAAGAAGCAGGCAATCGTCTTTCTTTGCGCGGTCACGTTCGTCACAGTACAGGTGTTTCCTGCTGGAGGTATGCATAGACTTCACTGTATCCCTTACTAGTGTTTGCTCACCCCGCCGCCATGTCTACCTCCTCCCGTACAGACGCCGCTGAGCGATATGGGAATTGGTGTTCCCATTACCGGCGGCGTCACACCAGCACCACCACCAGCACCACCTTCAGATTCGGGGTATGTCTTGGCCGATCTCCGCGAACATTTTGGAGGTCTCCGGCAAATATATGGGTGGGAAGTCGACACTCGTCCATAGACCCGGGCTCCAAGCCTTTCCGGAGGGAGGAAGCCACCATGTCGTCAAGTTTTGGTGACCGTCGTCCTGACCTTCCTGCATCGGCTCAACAGCCGGTGGCGCGTGCGCCCGGGCGTGTCGAGAGGGGCAACGACATGGTTGACTGGGTCGACCTCGTTGCACGGTTGACCGCTGGTGAGCTGCGAGTGCTTGCGGCTCTCATCGGCGACCCCGCACGCACAACCTTTGAAGCTGCTCGCTTATTGTGCGTGAGCAAATCCTGCATCAGATTCCACCTGGGGAACATCTATCGTAAAACGGGTGTCCGCAACAAAGCATGTCTCCTGCTCTTGTGTAAAGAACTTGGATTCGACCGAGTAGCCGAGAGGTTTCTATCAGACTAGGCTGACCGCAGACAGGGCGGCCGATCCCGCGTCGCGGACAGTCATCTTTTGGAGCATATGTATAAGCAGCTGGCGGCCGATGCTGCCGCATTCAGCTGAATAAGCAGAGAAATGCGGGGAAACCCACATCAGTTGCCACCGGGCATGCGGCCGGGCGATACAGGGAAGGTGTCACAGCGCTTGCTAACGTGAGCGGGGAGTCACTGCCAGCGAGCTTGGTGTTGTCAGACCCGACGGCGTTGGGGAGGCTATGGGCGGGCCGGTCATTGCAGCGGCGCCCTCCCAAATCGGTTACAAGGCGGGCTCATGCGTCGGTGCCGGCACCCATGCGACCGTGACGGTTCCGGACCTAGACAAGGCTGCCCCACCGAACATGGGGAAGATCCGGTGTCGAAGATCTTGGGAGAGTCTCTTTCCCCGAGCGTGGCTTAGGGTGGCATAGAGAGAAAATAGCGTAATAAGGAGGGTCGCTTGGTGAAGGCATCCGCTTACAATCATTTCATACGAGCAGGGAACAGGACACTCGCGTACAACGCGGTCTCCAACGGTCTCGCCCTCATCGATGATGAGGTGCTGAAGGCTCTTCGGTCGCCTGAGAGCATAGATCCTCTGATCCTATCCCGTTTGCAGGGCGAATCCGCGACCCTGTTACGGGAGCTAAAACGCGGGCGCTTCGTGATCGAGTCCGACTTCGACGAAGTCGAATACCTCAGACTGCTGTACAATCGGGCGAAGTACGACGTCGTTGCGGCGGGTCTTACGATAGCTCCGACCCTCGACTGCAACTTTAACTGTCCGTACTGCTATGAGGAGCAGCGGTCATCTCGGATGACGGATGAGGTCAAACAGCATCTCTGCCGATATGTGGCT
The sequence above is drawn from the Bacillota bacterium genome and encodes:
- a CDS encoding 4Fe-4S cluster-binding domain-containing protein, with protein sequence MKASAYNHFIRAGNRTLAYNAVSNGLALIDDEVLKALRSPESIDPLILSRLQGESATLLRELKRGRFVIESDFDEVEYLRLLYNRAKYDVVAAGLTIAPTLDCNFNCPYCYEEQRSSRMTDEVKQHLCRYVAQIVKVARSFQVTWYGGEPLLCPDVIEELSKEFLKACEENHCAYHAS